One genomic segment of Desulfobacterales bacterium includes these proteins:
- a CDS encoding 4Fe-4S dicluster domain-containing protein, translating to MKKEHDENAKKYGMVIDLDKCTGCGACMVACMAENNVPFKEDETDRLKSITWMRVYKITNGKSYPDTEICYIPRPCMHCEGTGHGAPCTSVCPATATDYSHETGIVSQIYTRCFGCRYCMAACPYHARYFNWWDPVWPEGMERYLSPNVSPRMRGVVEKCSFCFHRYQLAKDKALTEGRKELEEHEYQTACTQACPAGAITFGDLNNPEHAVHQMVQPDSHHGGRPKNPNAFRLLERLQTNPKVYYLTSRKWVKQQGDNYLEKELKTMR from the coding sequence ATGAAAAAAGAACACGATGAAAACGCTAAAAAATATGGGATGGTCATAGACCTGGATAAGTGTACGGGGTGCGGAGCCTGCATGGTCGCCTGTATGGCCGAAAATAATGTGCCATTCAAGGAGGATGAAACTGACAGGCTCAAAAGCATCACATGGATGCGGGTTTACAAAATAACCAATGGAAAATCGTATCCCGATACTGAAATATGCTATATTCCAAGGCCTTGCATGCATTGTGAGGGAACGGGCCATGGGGCTCCCTGTACGTCGGTGTGCCCGGCAACCGCTACCGACTACAGCCATGAAACCGGGATCGTCAGCCAGATCTATACGCGATGTTTTGGATGTCGGTACTGCATGGCAGCCTGTCCGTATCATGCACGATATTTTAACTGGTGGGATCCGGTATGGCCCGAAGGAATGGAACGATATCTGAGTCCGAATGTATCGCCCCGGATGCGGGGCGTGGTGGAAAAATGCAGCTTTTGCTTTCATCGGTATCAGCTGGCCAAGGACAAAGCCTTAACCGAAGGCCGTAAGGAACTCGAAGAACACGAATATCAGACAGCCTGTACGCAGGCATGTCCGGCCGGTGCGATTACATTCGGGGATTTAAATAATCCCGAGCATGCGGTTCACCAGATGGTTCAGCCTGACAGCCATCATGGTGGACGCCCGAAAAACCCTAATGCTTTCCGGCTTCTTGAAAGATTGCAGACAAATCCGAAGGTCTATTATCTGACCAGCCGTAAGTGGGTGAAACAACAGGGCGATAATTACCTTGAAAAAGAACTCAAGACGATGCGTTAA
- the nrfD gene encoding polysulfide reductase NrfD: MDSELIPKGVKRCSLGTFAFWIVVVGIVLLWGVYAMFLCWFKGLNQTNMNDYYGFALWIWADLAVIALGGGAFFTGFLRYIVGKDELKNIINYAVVIGFICYSSALLILAIDVGQPLRSWFIFWHANVHSMLTEVAFCLSCYFTILTIEYLPLILENRKIDEVPFFHNLGHNMHEIMAVFAATGAFLSFFHQGSLGGVAGVLFGRPFAYREGILIWPWTFFLFTWSAAAYGPSFTMLITKITEWITGKKLVKQNVYELLGKISGWMIGTYIVAKIIDTLYWAFVTAPARGFTFKEFYSNNPEYGLWILFVELVLGGIIPAAILLTEKGRKNSFLFFIAILLGVIGVSFNRWVMVLQVMAVPTLPWESWQLYAPSWQEYATTILPVAYGIILIMLSFRYLPIFPQEKELNR; this comes from the coding sequence ATGGATTCTGAATTAATACCCAAAGGCGTTAAACGCTGTTCTCTGGGAACATTTGCCTTTTGGATCGTTGTGGTCGGCATTGTATTGCTGTGGGGTGTGTATGCCATGTTTCTGTGCTGGTTCAAGGGACTTAACCAGACTAACATGAATGATTATTACGGGTTTGCGTTGTGGATCTGGGCGGATCTGGCTGTTATCGCGCTGGGGGGTGGTGCGTTTTTCACCGGATTCCTGAGGTATATTGTCGGGAAGGATGAGTTGAAAAACATCATCAACTACGCGGTTGTCATCGGTTTTATCTGCTACAGCTCCGCATTGTTGATTCTGGCGATAGACGTTGGACAGCCACTGAGATCCTGGTTCATTTTCTGGCATGCCAATGTTCACTCCATGCTGACCGAAGTGGCATTCTGCCTGTCATGTTATTTTACCATTCTGACGATTGAATATTTGCCGCTGATTCTTGAAAATAGAAAAATTGATGAGGTTCCGTTTTTTCATAATCTGGGGCACAACATGCATGAGATTATGGCGGTGTTCGCCGCAACCGGCGCGTTTCTGTCATTTTTCCATCAGGGATCTCTCGGCGGCGTTGCCGGTGTGCTGTTCGGCCGGCCGTTTGCCTACAGAGAAGGTATTCTGATCTGGCCGTGGACATTCTTTCTGTTTACCTGGTCAGCAGCGGCCTACGGGCCATCTTTTACCATGCTGATCACAAAAATAACCGAATGGATAACCGGCAAGAAACTGGTCAAGCAGAATGTCTATGAGTTGCTGGGTAAAATTTCCGGATGGATGATCGGCACCTATATCGTTGCCAAGATCATTGATACCCTTTACTGGGCGTTTGTTACCGCACCGGCCAGGGGCTTTACATTCAAGGAATTTTATTCCAATAATCCTGAGTATGGGCTGTGGATTTTATTTGTCGAACTGGTCCTTGGCGGGATTATTCCGGCCGCTATCCTGCTGACGGAAAAAGGCCGCAAGAATTCATTTCTGTTTTTTATCGCCATTTTGCTTGGGGTTATCGGTGTCAGTTTTAACCGATGGGTCATGGTGCTGCAGGTTATGGCGGTACCGACCTTGCCCTGGGAGTCGTGGCAATTGTATGCGCCCAGCTGGCAGGAATATGCCACCACGATATTGCCGGTGGCTTACGGCATTATCCTGATTATGTTGTCGTTCCGCTATTTGCCGATATTTCCTCAGGAAAAGGAATTGAATCGATAG
- the murA gene encoding UDP-N-acetylglucosamine 1-carboxyvinyltransferase translates to MDKIIVEGGSPLKGEVRISGAKNAALPILAASLLTDGCCTFSNVPRLKDIESINLLLEHLGARVETEMDQVRIDGSGLYNMEAPYELVRKMRASILVLGPLLARLGKARVSMPGGCAIGARPIDLHLRALERMGASIELHHGYVEATADRLKGNEIYFDIVTVTGTENLMMAAVLAEGVTVLRNAACEPEVVALADALNQMGAIISGAGTSRITIEGVCSLHPVSISIIPDRIEAGTFMVAAALTRGDITLVDCDPKHLEAVIHKLRLTGADIRIGTKDIRVMGADLINSVDAKTLPYPGFPTDMQAQFMVLMSVAKGLSMISETVFENRFIHVCELRRMGADITVTGKTALVKGVCHLSGAPVMATDLRASASLVLAGLVAHGTTEINRVYHLDRGYENIEKKFSQLGAAIRRVN, encoded by the coding sequence ATGGATAAAATTATAGTCGAAGGGGGCAGCCCCCTTAAAGGTGAAGTCAGAATCAGCGGCGCAAAAAATGCGGCGCTTCCGATACTGGCCGCATCCCTCCTGACCGATGGCTGCTGCACTTTTTCCAATGTTCCGCGTCTGAAAGATATCGAAAGTATCAACCTGCTGCTGGAGCATCTTGGCGCCAGGGTTGAAACCGAAATGGACCAGGTCCGGATTGATGGAAGCGGCCTGTACAATATGGAAGCCCCCTATGAGCTGGTTCGGAAAATGAGGGCATCCATTTTGGTGCTGGGCCCTTTGCTGGCCCGGCTGGGTAAGGCCCGGGTGTCCATGCCGGGGGGCTGTGCCATTGGCGCACGTCCGATCGATTTGCATCTCAGGGCGCTGGAACGTATGGGTGCATCGATTGAACTCCATCACGGATATGTAGAGGCGACTGCGGACCGTTTGAAAGGCAATGAAATATATTTTGACATCGTTACGGTGACGGGTACGGAAAACCTGATGATGGCAGCGGTTCTGGCTGAAGGGGTTACGGTACTGAGAAATGCGGCATGTGAACCGGAAGTTGTGGCCCTGGCAGATGCCTTGAATCAGATGGGGGCAATAATCAGTGGTGCGGGAACATCCCGGATTACCATCGAAGGGGTTTGCAGTCTCCATCCGGTATCCATTTCAATTATTCCGGACCGTATCGAAGCCGGAACCTTTATGGTGGCCGCTGCCCTGACCCGGGGAGATATCACGCTGGTTGACTGTGATCCGAAGCACCTTGAAGCGGTTATTCATAAGCTGAGACTGACAGGGGCTGATATCCGCATCGGCACGAAGGATATCCGTGTCATGGGTGCCGATCTGATCAACAGCGTGGATGCCAAAACCTTGCCATATCCAGGGTTTCCCACAGATATGCAGGCCCAGTTCATGGTGTTGATGTCGGTAGCCAAAGGCCTCAGTATGATATCTGAAACCGTTTTTGAAAACCGGTTTATTCATGTCTGTGAGTTACGACGGATGGGAGCGGATATAACGGTTACCGGCAAAACGGCTTTGGTCAAAGGCGTTTGCCATCTTTCCGGCGCGCCGGTGATGGCGACGGATTTGAGAGCAAGTGCCTCGCTGGTATTAGCCGGGCTTGTGGCTCACGGGACTACCGAGATCAATCGTGTTTATCATTTAGACCGTGGTTATGAAAATATTGAGAAAAAATTCTCCCAACTGGGTGCAGCAATACGACGAGTCAATTGA
- a CDS encoding ComEC/Rec2 family competence protein, translating to MACRNYYFRPTIPLLLSMMAGIMIGKMFPGHPAPVAFSAVATISATICFINRSRSSFMLPVIVLATLGYLLIQPWAHPFFHASHITRYMDSQKWNIIGEVYDPPVLRNQRLTFILKTCQLERGSATVAVTGMIRVTVAYGNVPLSPGDRIWLRGKLKPFRNFNNPGGFDYKRYMKFKSVWASVYVRGDDVRILNSALHSGARRIFFRIRTRIGAVIDQSSRGNANQILRALILGQKQQLDPTLRDAFNRCGIGHVLAISGLHIGVIAMWAFLSGRWVLSRFKWFLWHAWAEKGAAVLAMIPVIMYGMLSGMSPSTQRAVIMACVFLTAICIERDNDPVNTLAVAALLILIFHPPSLFSASFQLSFSAVLAIICGMPVMIKLTKSSISSRFRFKEKLIRFAMVTVLAMAGTLPVVMWYFNQVSLIGLMVNLVVVPVIGSLIVPFGLLAVIINPFSSWVTAAVLTLCDYVLRAVIDGVIWCSKLPFAAVHTVTPSEGEIILYYVTGWAVLQTLAFCIDTGNQSDDSCENFEANFYSKMYGESKKNRLSRIVDSCRSAKQKIISCLSGQKMMLGIWAVILVAGCLDVCYYFNKRFWHDDLRVTVLDVGQGSAALLEFPDGYNMMIDGGGYPDNSMFDIGARVIAPCLWRKKINTIDTLIVSHPDSDHLNGLLYIAENFHVKTIWTNSEPSDSAGYRQLMKTIDTHDIDFPAYRDLPRHQTINNVHLDILYPPQDFLKFREQDKWRNTNNNSMVVKLSYGSVSLLFPGDIEARAEKELVRIAGKNLKSTVLLSPHHGSASSSSQMFLEQVDPDIVVVPGCVSRFLASPDPRMIGRYRLRGAEVFNTRRNGAIRLTTDSKTLKIKPRVSPSG from the coding sequence ATGGCATGCCGCAACTATTATTTTCGTCCGACGATTCCTCTGCTGCTGTCGATGATGGCGGGTATCATGATCGGAAAGATGTTTCCCGGGCATCCGGCCCCTGTGGCGTTCAGCGCTGTGGCCACCATCAGTGCGACTATCTGTTTTATCAACCGCAGCCGTTCTTCTTTCATGTTGCCGGTCATCGTTCTGGCAACCCTGGGCTATCTGCTGATTCAGCCGTGGGCTCATCCTTTCTTTCATGCCAGTCATATTACCCGTTATATGGATTCCCAAAAATGGAACATTATCGGTGAGGTATATGACCCGCCGGTTTTACGAAATCAGCGGCTGACATTTATATTGAAAACCTGTCAGCTTGAACGCGGCAGCGCGACGGTTGCTGTAACCGGTATGATCAGAGTTACCGTGGCATACGGCAACGTTCCGCTATCCCCCGGTGATCGGATATGGCTTCGGGGAAAGCTCAAACCCTTCAGAAACTTTAATAATCCTGGTGGATTTGACTATAAACGTTATATGAAATTCAAGAGCGTTTGGGCATCGGTGTATGTGCGCGGGGATGATGTCCGAATTTTGAACAGTGCTCTGCATTCTGGAGCGCGCCGAATTTTTTTTCGGATTCGGACCCGGATAGGTGCCGTGATTGATCAGTCTTCCCGGGGAAATGCGAACCAGATTTTAAGGGCATTGATATTGGGCCAGAAACAGCAGCTGGACCCAACGCTTCGAGACGCATTCAACCGATGCGGAATCGGGCACGTGCTGGCAATTTCCGGCCTTCATATCGGGGTGATCGCGATGTGGGCCTTCTTGTCGGGCAGGTGGGTGCTTTCGCGTTTCAAATGGTTTCTGTGGCACGCATGGGCCGAAAAAGGCGCTGCTGTTTTGGCGATGATTCCGGTGATTATGTACGGGATGCTTTCGGGAATGTCGCCATCCACCCAGCGGGCAGTGATAATGGCGTGTGTGTTTTTAACGGCGATCTGTATTGAAAGGGATAACGACCCGGTCAATACATTGGCCGTAGCCGCTTTGCTGATTTTAATTTTTCATCCCCCGTCTTTGTTTTCCGCCTCCTTTCAGCTTTCATTTTCAGCGGTTCTGGCTATCATCTGCGGAATGCCTGTCATGATAAAACTGACAAAATCCTCGATCAGCAGTCGATTTCGTTTCAAAGAAAAGCTGATTCGATTTGCGATGGTAACCGTATTGGCCATGGCCGGAACGTTGCCGGTTGTGATGTGGTATTTTAATCAGGTCTCGCTGATCGGCCTGATGGTGAATCTGGTGGTGGTTCCGGTAATCGGGTCTCTGATTGTGCCATTTGGCCTGCTGGCGGTGATCATTAATCCCTTCAGCTCATGGGTGACCGCTGCGGTGCTGACGCTGTGCGATTATGTATTAAGGGCCGTTATCGATGGGGTGATCTGGTGCTCGAAGTTACCGTTTGCCGCAGTTCATACGGTGACCCCGTCTGAAGGCGAAATCATCCTGTATTATGTAACCGGCTGGGCGGTTCTCCAGACGCTTGCCTTCTGTATCGACACCGGAAATCAATCGGATGATTCATGTGAGAATTTCGAGGCAAATTTTTACTCGAAGATGTATGGGGAATCAAAAAAGAATCGGCTCTCACGTATCGTCGATTCCTGCCGGTCGGCAAAGCAGAAAATCATAAGTTGCTTGTCCGGTCAGAAAATGATGCTCGGCATATGGGCTGTAATATTGGTTGCCGGCTGTCTGGATGTCTGTTATTATTTTAATAAACGATTCTGGCATGATGATCTGAGAGTGACGGTTCTGGACGTCGGACAGGGCAGCGCGGCGCTTCTGGAGTTTCCTGATGGATATAATATGATGATTGACGGAGGCGGCTACCCGGACAATTCCATGTTTGATATCGGGGCCAGAGTAATCGCCCCCTGTCTGTGGCGAAAAAAAATCAACACTATCGATACGCTGATCGTCTCGCATCCGGACAGTGATCATCTGAACGGTTTGTTATATATCGCAGAAAATTTTCATGTCAAGACCATATGGACCAACAGTGAGCCGTCAGATAGCGCGGGCTATCGTCAGCTCATGAAAACAATCGATACGCATGATATTGATTTTCCGGCGTATCGGGATTTGCCACGTCATCAAACCATAAACAATGTACATCTTGATATACTTTATCCTCCGCAGGATTTTCTGAAATTCAGGGAACAGGATAAATGGCGAAATACGAACAATAACAGCATGGTGGTCAAACTTTCATACGGTAGTGTATCTTTGCTTTTCCCGGGGGATATCGAAGCCAGGGCCGAAAAAGAACTGGTTCGAATCGCAGGTAAAAATCTTAAAAGTACGGTGCTGCTTTCACCTCATCACGGCAGTGCTTCATCCAGTAGTCAGATGTTTCTGGAACAGGTTGATCCGGATATCGTAGTGGTTCCGGGATGCGTAAGCCGTTTTCTTGCGTCACCGGATCCAAGAATGATCGGTCGATATCGTCTGCGGGGCGCTGAGGTGTTCAATACCCGGCGAAATGGGGCGATACGCTTGACAACCGATTCGAAAACGTTGAAAATTAAACCACGCGTTTCTCCTTCCGGTTGA
- a CDS encoding TIGR02757 family protein — MSCTINFEALYRKYNKKQYIHPDPLEFLFHYQCLCDREIVAMVASSLAYGNVKQILNSVSRVLEKLGPTPSQFLKQASRKTLCDTLKGFKHRFATGDQVATLLMGLKRAIEIHGSLYSCFLNGFSSNDATILPALSRYIRVLTDEGRNDPGHLIPLPDRGSACKRLNLFLRWMVRKDEVDPGGWDAVPESKLIVPVDTHMHRICLEIGFTTRRQADMRTALDITTAFKAIAPEDPVRYDFSLTRLGIRKNIDIGHWITTAKSTDDC, encoded by the coding sequence GTGAGCTGTACAATCAATTTTGAAGCACTGTACCGCAAGTATAACAAAAAACAGTACATTCATCCGGATCCTCTTGAATTTCTTTTTCACTATCAATGTCTCTGCGATCGCGAAATCGTCGCAATGGTGGCCTCATCACTGGCATATGGAAATGTGAAACAAATCTTGAACAGTGTGTCCCGGGTTCTTGAAAAACTGGGCCCGACTCCATCGCAATTTTTGAAGCAGGCGTCCCGAAAAACGTTATGTGATACCTTGAAAGGGTTTAAACACCGGTTTGCAACCGGGGATCAGGTTGCCACGCTGCTGATGGGATTAAAACGGGCCATTGAGATACACGGATCGCTTTACAGTTGTTTTTTGAACGGATTCAGTTCGAATGACGCAACGATACTTCCTGCCCTGTCACGTTATATCCGTGTTTTGACAGATGAAGGCCGAAATGATCCGGGTCATCTGATTCCTCTTCCCGATCGCGGAAGCGCATGTAAGCGATTGAATCTTTTTCTGCGGTGGATGGTTCGTAAAGATGAGGTGGACCCGGGGGGATGGGATGCCGTGCCGGAGTCGAAACTGATTGTGCCTGTAGATACCCATATGCACCGGATTTGCCTGGAAATAGGTTTTACCACGCGGCGGCAGGCTGATATGAGAACGGCACTTGACATTACCACGGCCTTTAAGGCCATAGCGCCCGAAGATCCGGTCCGGTATGATTTCTCGCTTACTCGCCTTGGAATTAGAAAAAATATTGACATCGGTCATTGGATAACGACTGCCAAATCAACAGACGACTGCTGA